Proteins encoded together in one Penaeus vannamei isolate JL-2024 chromosome 9, ASM4276789v1, whole genome shotgun sequence window:
- the LOC113804877 gene encoding uncharacterized protein, with translation MESKHKKKGEAAVGAGGSNSSVSVTSTHTSVDSHTSTVCSSSLTCSTVTSKKEFLDGRLTQTGAQDTSRNNFDQEGNRGNVRLERTAGDGTQVGISDSGRAKSEIKDVGGRGTHAYPGDSPLRKSTTPSGTPESVLRRAQHGEPGIQTPFSPLRCEGQTNAGERIGATKTSTAPCDMAKLSSQYAARQKQKSNGFLNIFKWFRNRDKRRFGSVDKISINSSESLSSLTSATSSFAYIPIMRSKSAGNQKEILTPCSIQSQAVTSRKYKLFSKESSLSRLKSDSKRNSRVSAISGSSVDSSVREGSSRPSSMRKKRPAPQPPGSPKSSESGSIKSYTSLPSRDLIPVTGSTTDVPEGRRLQKSKSEGLICRKTKRRAPPPPVQAVAQRFKEENQDKRAESEKGVKLHSADGSSSGGRPTDSVSSTSSLSQSLSSISTLQSHSSSANSALHSTVRSTSSSCVSDDSKSTLTPRPWYKRKKKENDSKEPKTSVKKEKVYDSWMPEIQFSRKLNLTGTFQKNKNKTDAKESPTKTKEEEKKEKRQSQVSLLASISELDRAASEQMQRELEEKRAQKADYDSKFYKASEPRILTQRDFLPGQEHSASTGQEESGPSRLWYVGRNESQDNYPKNEPVGTLPESYSKQSTLRVEKINGNHSLDDNYSGNDLFPLDLESLRNSLECDSLPDLFTGSPEPPSSPGRARESPLQRAVIDAELFYQLAKDSRTSVDVKPKNSPNALRRVENRKQTRGEESEEENPGLDLSDVFGPFRRQSKNFGLRMNNFFSPDVSTILETSESMTSTATTPGDEIYEDVSMPMSVAGRRKTDSLHEEAISEANYEFRLNSSDAREIIQEIADVREEIENIRKQEEEEAIRYSDKRRANKIKAELSFFRDRECFDFWQGKATSGNVPPMPIEINENNERKLKWVCETCTLINLPWRLQCEACMKRRPSNPKRVDEDGKSVSSEHLSSPHTGSSESPVTVIHEDGVNARTPNITGEEAAGNEGVSPTRDQDPTGKNRRDINWEVELQKYFRTFDEHVRNQNDPTDGGEYRPVSEEANLPQAEASYGKISRSSSAQNAFSASVSGEKQQGAKPKTKKFGSAFTEEEIRASYELFHMKVVASGNAAKDIDIDEVRKLRLAKFQEGSESEPVNNETNIADQEVKKNTKEKKKTKNKNKNKNTEENGCSSRNNDQIVAQNSQESPRSEEKSRTPEEADKTFYAKSYTKPQVMKPSGAVRSAISVFNQMEQICQISKEKPKVTRRRSFGNVSGRAQLFESFNSGSNSPELPRSQKVMKEVPKPYQKVEILKDKDIVSAIAKFDEMAALAEIEKIEKHRVKNETPKKKPWTPSVFSVTATKTSTSVTNTTSNANFQNSTVQTNNTKCSVASASSLETTESSEALIKGGILYTEQRKRSMSIGSGTFELIEAKDFENIEAQHSESLLSTASGISDLPGASADVSATNGPTSVLNPRAEQTSRSNTVALVPKSESVDEWKRDIENKELERLSHQLTGPDGIANFKANLRVEEQSLGHTNTLNINRLLKKLETAISRGDHAKAAQLAHELAELKISCSVIRNKRNTSSESTASQDEASVVSFKTTQSSIRPNSLVFEERHAVSSLHPNAEGVEATTPSNVSECFYDASERFENENIDANEYIYEYENENFVYQEDAASDFLPDARKGDRKPSEAVNKEKTTPLSAPQPTPPAQVEAASNASPTPSRRGVRVDPARREVKSDNISKLADESSVEVKDVRNAPLPFTVKMYVEDKNSHQGPISFSVVSTMTVGELREKVYQNFGFPPHVQRWILGKRLADDDSSSLEQHKVTSEGCPIFLYLVAPQAETQDKTYQAPRRTEYSYADALSSAVPPPPPARSLREECDEVIYENICSEREDYEAPARSEAARPKPVPQLRQMQEVKYAPVSQKVEIRSNVNGVARDASNAGSDSSYGGVYQKQNVAQVIQFGKAHPPAKKTEETLLQPTKATKRETTEMTIQLQAPQQQQQQQQQQQQQQQRLQQQQEQQRQLQQQQLLLQKQQQQQEQLLLQRQQQEQQILLQKQQQQEQQLLLQKQQQEQQLLLQKQQQQQYRQQQQQPQQPAAAKPDPSALNPPLQFPTQKKTEKIPDRSEPLTNAKQPPQKGTQQAQQPTQIAVSAPQPPGSTAEAVDTSKQQAKADGTVAKKKSAPKGSSPKQKQKRAQQQAKPQPSQPKEQPVAQAPSPSQAQAPTQAQAPAPETPPAKSPTTAREESPGDAKTLMAKVHGWMCPTCTLVNRWERPGCEACATERPGSEPLGKGAAAEKGSGLGAVVSALERQGFVPNREAFECRICFLDFDVGEGAVLRDCLHTFCRECLANAIKYSDTAMVKCPYRDDQYSCDSSLQDREIKALVTPQEYEKHLAKSVKQAEGAMENVYHCKTPDCPGFCQYEDNVNIFQCEVCKKVNCLTCQAQHNGVSCKEYQDDLANKVDEAAMKTKKFFDDMIRRGDGLPCPKCSVMLVRKWGCDWMRCPMCRTEICWVTRGPRWGPGGPGDVSGGCKCGIRGQKCHPKCTYCH, from the exons ATGGAAAGCAAACACAAGAAAAAGGGTGAGGCCGCAGTGGGCGCTGGCGGTAGCAATAGTTCTGTTTCTGTCACCAGTACACACACTTCTGTTGACTCACATACTTCAACAGTCTGTTCTTCGTCTCTCACCTGCTCAACAGTCACAAGTAAGAAGGAATTTCTGGATGGGAGACTTACACAAACCGGGGCTCAGGACACCTCTCGAAATAACTTTGACCAAGAGGGAAACAGAGGTAATGTCAGGTTAGAACGAACGGCAGGCGATGGGACGCAAGTAGGAATCAGTGACTCAGGACGAGCGAAAAGCGAAATCAAAGATGTCGGTGGCCGAGGCACGCACGCCTACCCTGGCGACTCACCGCTTAGGAAATCCACGACCCCCTCAGGTACGCCCGAGAGCGTGTTGCGAAGGGCCCAGCACGGAGAGCCTGGGATCCAGACTCCCTTTTCCCCGCTTCGGTGCGAAGGACAGACGAACGCTGGCGAAAGGATTGGTGCCACTAAGACGAGTACTGCCCCCTGTGATATGGCCAAATTATCTAGTCAGTATGCAGCCCGACAGAAACAGAAATCCAATGGCTTTCTAAATATATTCAAATGGTTTAGAAATCGAGACAAAAGAAGGTTTGGTTCTGTTGACAAGATTAGCATTAACAGCAGTGAAAGTCTTAGTAGCTTAACCAGTGCGACAAGTAGTTTTGCTTACATACCCATTATGAGAAGCAAAAGTGCTGGTAACCAGAAGGAAATTTTAACTCCTTGCAGTATACAATCTCAGGCTGTTACTTCGCGCAAGTATAAACTCTTTTCCAAAGAATCCTCTCTTAGCAGATTAAAGTCAGACTCTAAGAGAAACAGTCGAGTGTCTGCCATAAGTGGTTCATCCGTCGACTCATCCGTGAGAGAAGGCTCGTCAAGACCCTCATCCATGCGAAAGAAGAGGCCTGCGCCTCAGCCACCTGGTTCGCCCAAGTCAAGTGAATCTGGATCCATAAAAAGCTACACCAGTTTGCCTTCCAGGGACCTCATACCGGTTACTGGTTCTACGACAGATGTTCCGGAAGGGAGGAGGCTTCAGAAGTCAAAAAGTGAAGGGCTGATTTGCAGAAAGACTAAAAGAAGAGCTCCGCCTCCTCCCGTGCAAGCAGTCGCTCAGAGATTTAAGGAAGAGAACCAAGACAAAAGAGCAGAATCAGAGAAAGGGGTGAAACTCCACTCTGCTGACGGGTCTAGTTCAGGTGGTCGACCAACCGATAGTGTTTCTAGCACCAGTTCATTATCTCAGTCCTTGTCCTCAATTTCCACACTTCAGTCCCACAGCAGCAGTGCGAATTCTGCTCTCCACAGCACTGTTAGATCTACATCAAGCTCATGTGTTTCTGATGACAGTAAATCCACTCTCACACCTCGTCCTTggtataagaggaaaaagaaggaaaatgacagCAAAGAGCCCAAGACGtcagtgaaaaaggaaaaagtctACGATAGTTGGATGCCTGAAATCCAGTTCTCGCGGAAGCTGAACCTAACGGGAACTtttcagaaaaacaaaaataaaactgatgCCAAAGAATCtcccacaaaaacaaaagaagaggaaaagaaagaaaagaggcagtCACAAGTCTCTCTGTTGGCAAGCATAAGTGAGCTGGACAGAGCTGCTTCGGAACAAATGCAGCGAGAGTTAGAGGAAAAAAGGGCGCAGAAGGCTGATTACGATAGTAAGTTTTACAAGGCAAGTGAACCACGTATTCTCACACAAAGGGATTTCTTGCCCGGACAAGAACACTCTGCTTCAACTGGCCAAGAAGAATCCGGTCCTTCAAGGCTATGGTATGTGGGAAGAAATGAAAGCCAAGACAACTACCCTAAAAATGAACCTGTCGGTACGCTACCTGAGAGCTACTCCAAGCAGTCTACGCTCAGAGTGGAGAAAATTAATGGTAATCATTCCTTAGACGACAACTACAGTGGGAACGATTTATTCCCCCTGGATTTAGAAAGTCTACGAAATTCTTTGGAGTGTGATAGTTTACCTGATCTATTCACAGGCAGTCCAGAGCCACCTAGTTCCCCTGGTCGAGCGCGGGAATCGCCCCTGCAGAGAGCTGTCATTGATGCCGAGTTATTCTATCAGCTTGCCAAAGACTCGAGAACCTCTGTTGACGTTAAGCCTAAAAACTCGCCAAATGCTTTACGCCGCGTGGAAAACCGAAAGCAGACAAGGGgcgaagagagtgaagaggaaaacCCCGGGCTGGACTTATCTGATGTGTTTGGTCCTTTTCGCAGACAGAGCAAGAATTTCGGACTCAGAATGAACAATTTCTTTTCCCCTGATGTGTCTACTATTCTGGAAACATCCGAGTCCATGACATCGACTGCGACAACACCAGGAGATGAAATATACGAGGATGTGTCCATGCCAATGTCGGTCGCCGGGAGAAGGAAAACTGACTCCTTGCACGAAGAGGCGATCAGCGAAGCGAACTATGAATTCCGGCTGAATTCTTCCGATGCCAGAGAGATCATACAGGAGATAGCAGACGTGCGAGAAGAAATCGAAAACAtcagaaaacaggaagaagaagaagctataAGATATTCAGATAAGAGGAGAGCAAACAAGATAAAAGCTGAATTGTCCTTTTTCAGAGACAGAGAATGCTTCGATTTCTGGCAGGGCAAAGCAACCTCCGGTAATGTGCCGCCAATGCCTATtgaaattaatgaaaacaatgagcGCAAACTGAAGTGGGTCTGTGAAACCTGCACATTGATAAATCTTCCGTGGAGACTGCAGTGCGAGGCATGCATGAAGAGAAGACCATCAAATCCAAAACGAGTGGATGAAGATGGGAAATCCGTGTCATCGGAGCATCTGAGTTCCCCTCACACGGGCTCGAGCGAGAGTCCAGTAACAGTGATTCACGAAGACGGTGTGAACGCGAGGACACCAAATATTACTGGAGAAGAGGCTGCTGGCAACGAGGGTGTGTCGCCTACTAGAGACCAGGATCCTACAGGAAAAAACAGAAGGGACATCAATTGGGAAGTAGAGCTACAGAAATATTTCAGAACTTTTGATGAACACGTAAGGAACCAGAATGACCCGACAGACGGGGGGGAATATCGTCCAGTTTCGGAAGAGGCGAATCTACCACAAGCAGAGGCGTCATATGGTAAAATATCAAGAAGCAGTAGCGCTCAGAATGCCTTTTCTGCCTCAGTCTCTGGAGAAAAGCAGCAGGGtgcaaaaccaaagacaaagaaaTTTGGAAGCGCTTTCACCGAAGAGGAAATAAGGGCGTCTTATGAATTATTTCACATGAAAGTAGTTGCTAGTGGGAACGCTGCaaaggatatagatatagatgaagttAGGAAATTAAGACTCGCTAAATTTCAAGAAGGAAGCGAGTCAGAACCAGTGAACAACGAAACAAATATCGCTGATCAGGAagttaaaaaaaacaccaaagaaaaaaagaaaaccaagaataagaataaaaacaaaaataccgaGGAAAATGGATGTAGCTCAAGAAACAATGATCAGATAGTCGCGCAAAATTCCCAAGAAAGTCCAAGAAGCGAGGAGAAGAGCAGGACGCCAGAGGAAGCAGACAAAACTTTCTATGCCAAAAGCTACACCAAACCTCAGGTAATGAAACCTAGCGGTGCCGTAAGGAGTGCGATTAGTGTTTTCAATCAGATGGAACAGATATgccaaataagcaaagaaaagccAAAAGTTACTCGTCGAAGATCATTTGGAAATGTCAGCGGCAGGGCACAGTTATTTGAAAGCTTCAACTCGGGAAGCAACAGCCCAGAACTGCCGAGGTCGCAGAAGGTCATGAAGGAAGTTCCTAAGCCTTATCAGAAAGTAGAAATATTGAAAGACAAGGACATTGTTTCTGCCATTGCGAAATTCGACGAAATGGCAGCCCTGgcggaaatagagaaaatagagaagcatAGAGTGAAGAATGAGACCCCAAAGAAAAAGCCATGGACCCCCAGCGTCTTCTCAGTAACTGCCACAAAAACCTCAACCTCTGTCACGAACACGACTTCCAATGCAAACTTCCAAAACAGTACAGTTCAGACTAATAATACAAAGTGTAGTGTAGCTTCTGCTAGCAGTCTTGAAACCACAGAAAGTTCAGAGGCACTCATCAAGGGAGGAATTCTGTACACCGAACAGAGAAAGCGGTCAATGTCCATAGGTTCAGGAACTTTTGAACTGATTGAAGCCAAAGACTTTGAGAACATTGAAGCTCAACACAGTGAATCCTTGCTATCCACAGCCAGTGGCATATCAGACCTTCCTGGTGCCTCGGCTGACGTTAGTGCCACCAATGGGCCCACTTCAGTCTTAAATCCCAGAGCTGAACAAACCTCCCGTTCTAATACAGTAGCTTTAGTTCCCAAATCAGAAAGCGTGGATGAatggaagagagatatagagaataaAGAATTGGAGAGACTGAGTCATCAGCTTACAGGCCCTGACGGCATTGCCAACTTCAAAG CCAACTTGAGGGTCGAGGAGCAGTCGCTGGGCCACACCAACACCCTGAATATCAACCGGCTCCTGAAGAAGCTCGAGACGGCCATCTCCCGGGGCGACCACGCCAAGGCGGCCCAACTCGCGCACGAACTCGCCGAGCTCAAAATATCCTGTTCTGTGATACGCAACAAGAGGAACACGAGCAGCGAGAGCACAGCCAGCCAGGACGAGGCCTCCGTCGTGTCCTTCAAGACGACCCAGTCCAGCATCAGGCCCAATTCCCTGGTATTCGAGGAACGACATGCGGTCTCCTCCCTTCATCCGAACGCCGAGGGGGTCGAGGCGACGACGCCGTCCAACGTGTCCGAATGCTTCTACGACGCTTCGGAGCGCTTCGAGAACGAGAACATCGACGCGAATGAGTATATTTACGAGTATGAGAATGAGAACTTCGTGTACCAGGAGGACGCGGCGTCGGATTTCCTCCCCGAcgcgaggaagggagacaggaagccATCGGAAGCCGTAAATAAGGAAAAGACGACGCCCTTATCCGCACCGCAGCCGACGCCGCCAGCCCAGGTCGAAGCCGCGTCGAATGCGAGTCCGACGCCGAGCCGGAGGGGAGTCCGCGTCGACCCCGCGAGGAGGGAAGTCAAGTCGGACAACATCAGCAAACTGGCGGATGAGTCGTCCGTCGAAGTCAAGGATGTCAGAAACGCACCTTTGCCTTTCAC gGTGAAGATGTACGTCGAGGACAAAAACAGCCACCAAGGACCCATCTCCTTCAGTGTTGTCTCCACGATGACTGTGGGCGAACTAAGAGAAAAG GTTTACCAGAACTTCGGGTTCCCGCCCCACGTGCAGCGGTGGATCCTGGGCAAGCGGCTGGCAGACGACGACTCCAGCAGCCTCGAGCAGCACAAGGTCACGTCGGAGGGCTGCCCGATCTTCCTGTACCTCGTGGCGCCCCAAGCGGAGACCCAGGACAAGACGTACCAGGCCCCGCGGAGGACGGAGTACTCGTACGCCGACGCCCTCTCGAGCGCcgtgcctcctcctccgcccgcgaGGAGCCTTAGAGAGGAATGCGACGAGGTCATCTACGAGAATATCTGTTCGGAGAGGGAGGACTACGAGGCTCCGGCGAGGAGCGAAGCCGCGAGGCCGAAGCCGGTGCCACAGCTCCGGCAAATGCAGGAGGTGAAATACGCCCCCGTGTCTCAGAAGGTCGAGATTCGTTCGAATGTGAATGGCGTGGCTAGAGACGCGTCGAATGCCGGGTCTGATTCGTCTTATGGTGGCGTGTATCAGAAGCAAAACGTCGCGCAGGTAATCCAGTTTGGAAAGGCTCACCCGCCAgcgaagaagacggaggagacgcTGCTGCAGCCGACGAAGGCGACGAAGAGGGAAACGACGGAGATGACCATACAGCTGCAGGccccacagcagcagcagcaacagcaacaacaacaacaacagcaacagcagcgacTACAACAGCAGCAGGAACAGCAacgacaactacaacagcaacaattattactacaaaaacagcaacaacaacaggaacaactaTTATTACAAAgacagcaacaggaacaacaaatattattacaaaaacaacaacaacaggaacaacagctATTactacaaaaacagcaacaggaaCAGCAGCTATTACtacaaaaacagcagcagcagcagtaccgacagcagcagcagcagccccaACAGCCAGCGGCAGCGAAGCCAGATCCATCCGCACTGAACCCGCCATTGCAGTTTCCAAcccaaaagaaaacggaaaaaataccCGACAGATCGGAGCCACTCACGAACGCAAAACAGCCGCCGCAGAAAGGGACACAGCAAGCACAGCAGCCGACGCAAATCGCCGTCTCTGCCCCCCAGCCGCCCGGCAGCACAGCAGAGGCGGTCGACACCAGCAAGCAGCAAGCCAAAGCAGACGGCACCGTCGCCAAGAAGAAGTCGGCGCCGAAGGGCTCTTCcccgaagcagaagcagaagcggGCGCAGCAGCAGGCCAAACCCCAACCAAGCCAGCCCAAGGAGCAACCTGTAGCGCAAGCCCCGTCGCCAAGCCAAGCCCAGGCCCCGACCCAAGCGCAAGCACCCGCCCCGGAGACTCCACCGGCCAAGTCCCCAACGACGGCGAGGGAGGAGAGCCCGGGAGACGCCAAGACCCTGATGGCCAAAGTCCACGGCTGGATGTGCCCGACCTGCACCCTCGTCAACCGGTGGGAGCGCCCCGGGTGCGAGGCGTGCGCGACCGAGAGGCCGGGCTCGGAGCCCCTGGGGAAGGGCGCGGCGGCGGAAAAG ggTTCGGGCTTGGGCGCCGTCGTGTCCGCCCTCGAGCGCCAGGGGTTCGTGCCCAACCGTGAGGCCTTCGAGTGCCGGATCTGCTTCCTCGACTTCGACGTGGGCGAAGGGGCGGTTCTGAGGGACTGTCTCCACACCTTCTGCCG GGAGTGTTTAGCCAACGCCATAAAGTATTCTGACACGGCCATGGTCAAGTGCCCGTACAGAGACGACCAGTACTCCTGTGATTCTTCTCTGCAGGACAGAGAAATTAAAGCT CTGGTGACCCCCCAAGAATACGAGAAGCACTTGGCCAAATCGGTGAAACAGGCCGAAGGAGCGATGGAGAACGTGTACCACTGCAAGACGCCAGACTGCCCCGGTTTCTGCCAGTACGAGGACAACGTCAATATATTCCAGTGTGAAGTCTGCAAGAAGGTCAATTGCCTCACGTGTCAG GCCCAGCACAATGGCGTCAGCTGCAAAGAATACCAGGACGATTTGGCCAACAAGGTGGACGAGGCTGCCATGAAGACTAAGAAATTCTTtgat GATATGATACGGCGCGGAGATGGCCTGCCGTGTCCGAAATGCTCGGTGATGCTGGTCAGGAAGTGGGGCTGCGACTGGATGCGGTGTCCCATGTGTCGCACGGAGATCTGCTGGGTCACGCGGGGTCCCAGATGGGGTCCTGGG ggCCCCGGCGATGTTTCAGGGGGCTGCAAGTGCGGTATACGAGGCCAAAAGTGTCACCCGAAGTGCACTTACTGCCATTAG